The sequence GTTTAGGAAAGTATTCTATATTAGGAGATACTTTAGATGATTCTGTTGGAAATATTTTTGATTATATAGCAAGATTATTAGGTTTAGGTTATCCTGGTGGTAAAAAATTGTCGAATTTAGCAAAACATGGTTGGTCGGGAAAATATTTTTTTCCTCGTCCAATGACTAAATATCCTAATTTAAATTTTAGTTTTTCTGGTTTAAAGACACATGTAAAAAATGTTATTTTAAGTAGTTCTGGTTCTTGTCAAGAAAAAGCTAATATTGCTAAAGCTTTTGAAGAAGCTGTAGTAGATACTTTAGTCATAAAGTGTGAGTTAGCTCTTAGAAAAACTAATTTAAGGAATATTCTTGTTTGTGGTGGAGTAAGTTCAAATTCCTTATTAAGAAAAAAATTAAAATTTTTAACAAGATCATATAACGGGCGGTTTATTGTTTCTAAAAAAAAATTTTGTACAGATAATGCAGCTATGATTGCATATGTAGGTTTTTTGAGATATAAATTAGGTTTATATTTTGAAGATACATTAATTTCAGTGCATCCAAATTTATTGATTAATGACATGATTTAATCATTTTTATAATAAACATTATAATTAGATTTGTCATACAAAATATATTATTAATTATCAAAATATTACTATAAAATTATTATTACTTTTTATATTAAAGTAATTTTTATAATTTTTATACTTTTTATTTTATCGTGGGTATAGTTTTGAAAATTTATTTAGTTGGAGGAGCGGTTCGAAATCGCTTATTAGGTTTCCCTATTAATGATCGTGATTGGGTAGTAGTAGGTTCTAGTCCTCAGGATATGTTAAAAAAAAAATATCAACAAGTAGGAAAAGATTTTCCTGTTTTTATACACCCAATTACTCATGAAGAGTATGCTTTAGCAAGAACTGAAAAAAAAAATGGATTGGGTTATTTAGGTTTTTTATGTAATTTTTCTCCTAATATTACTTTAAAAGAAGATCTGATGAGGCGTGATTTAACTATTAACTCAATGGCACAAGATGAATCAGGAAAAATTATTGATTTTTTTGGTGGTCAAAAAGATATTAAGAGGAGAGTTTTAAGACATGTATCTTCTTCTTTTAAAGAAGATCCTTTAAGGGTGCTTCGAGTTGCTCGGTTTGCTGCAATGTTATCACATTTAGGTTTTTATATTTCAAAAAAAACTTTGTCTTTCATGAAAAGTATTTGTAATAGTAAAGAATTATTATATTTAACTCCAGAGCGAATATGGAAAGAAACTTATAAGGGGTTATGCACTCCTAATCCCCAAGTTTATTTTCAAGTACTTCATCGTTGTAATGCGTTAATGTATTTATTTCCAGAAATTAATTATTTTTATTCAAGAGAATTTTCTTCTGTATTTGCTAACAAATATATTAATATTGTTAACAAAAGTTTTATTCAATTATCTAGAGTTTCTAAGAAGACTCAAAATGTTGATATTCGTTTAGCTTATTTTTTTCAATTTGTTGGTCAAATTTATTTTTTCTCTCATATGAATAAAAAAAATATTTTTTTTTGTAAAAATTCAGTTTTTTTATTAAATAACTTATTTAAAAGATTAAAGGTTCCTAAAGAAACGCAGAAATTTTCGATATTATTATGCGGATTCCATTATTTTTTACAAACTATAGAAATACAAAGTTCTGAGCTAATTGTTAATTTTTTTAATATCATGGATTTATGGAGAAAACCAAACCGGGTGGATCAATTATTATACTTAGATTTTGATTATGATTTAACATTTTATAAAAGTATTAATCGAAATAAATCATTAGGTTTTTTGTTACAACGCATGTTTTTAATTGTTAAAACTGTATCTATTGATTCACTTTCAGATAAAAAGTTATTTCAAGGTATTCAAATAAAAAATGAATTGTATCGTTTGCGAGTACAGAGATTACAACAATGGAGAAAAAATAATTTTTGATTTTTTGCTTTTTTATAGGTGTTACAATTTTATTTTTATAAATTTTAATTTTTTTTTAAAAAAATATATCACTTTTATTAAAGTAAAATTTACTATTTTGGTTTTCTATATATATTCCATCGTTTTTCTAGTTTTTATTTATTAAATTATATTCATTATTGTAATGAATATAATTTTTTTTAAAAAATTTATATTACTGCTAATATACTGATTCCAGCTCGTACATAGTATAAAAAATTTTTTTTTTTCTTCATTTTTTTGTTACTATATATTTTTATTAATGTATCAAGATTTATAATATTTTTTTTTATATTAGAGTTTTTTATGGTAAAAATAATAGTTCCGGCACAAATCTTTTGATTTTTTTTATTTTTAATCATTTGATATACTTTATTTTTTTTTTTATATTTATTTTTTATTGTAATTGTTATATTTGAATCTAATTGCATTATGAAAGACATTTTTTCTAATTGACAATTATAAATAATTCCGTTACATGGAGCAACAATGATGTTTCCTTGAGAGCATATAGTTATTTTTTTTTTATAAATTTTATTTTTTTTTTTTTCAAAGATTTTTTTGATATTTCCAGAGATTGGTGAAAAAATATATTTTTTATTATCCATTTTTATATATCCTTATAATTTTATATATAATTAACTGTTTATATTTTTAGTAGTTATTTTTAGAAGTTTTATAGAGTTCAATTTAATTTTAGATTAAAGATTTTTTTTATTTTATTTATAAAAGCGTTTATTTTGAATTTTTGAAGTATTGATTGATTTTTATTAATATGAAATTTTTATTTTTATTACGGATATATTATGAAATTTATTCACGCAAAAATTAAAGAATTAAGGTTACAACTAAGATATCATAATTACCTGTATTATACTTTAGATTCCCCTGTTATTTCTGATGATGTATATGATTCATTATATGAAAATTTAATAAATTTAGAAAAAAAATATAGAAATAGTAGTTTATTACCATTATCCCAGCCATTATTAAAACAAATTGGTGGATGTAAATTACAAGTTTTTTCTGAATCTTTTCATAAAACTCCTATGCTTTCTTTACAAAGCACTCACGATATTAATCGGATTGTGTGTTTTAATAAAAAAATAAAAAAATATTTAAATAATATAGATGATATTTTGTATTATTGTGATTTTAAATTTGATGGTTTAGCTGTTAATTTATATTATAAAAATGGTTTTTTAAAATCTGCTTCTACCCGGGGGGATGGAAGAGTTGGAGAAAATATTACTAGAAATATTCATACTATATCTTCAATACCTCGTCAAATTTTAGGAAAAGATATTCCTAGAAAAATAGAAGTACGTGGGGAAGTTTTTATGAAGAAATCTGATTTTTTTCTTTTAAATCAGTCTTGTAAACAATTAGGAAGAAAGTTATTCTCAAACCCAAGAAATGCTGCTGCTGGTTCTTTGCGTCAGTTAAATCCAGAGATTACTCAGAAGAGAAATTTAATGTTTTTTGCTTATGGATATGGTTTGTTTTCTTATAAAAAATATATAAATAGTCATTTTAATCGATTGCTGCAAATAAAAAAATGGGGATTCCCTGTATACACGGATTATATTGTTTCCAATAAATTAACGGATATAATAGATTTTTATAATCAAGCAAATAATAAACGATCTCGTTTAGATTTTGAAATTGATGGTATTGTCGTAAAAGTAAATTCAGTTTTTTCTCAAGAAAAGTTAGGATATGTTGAAAAATACCCGAGATGGGCTATAGCTTTAAAATTTTTTTCTCATGATGTAGAAACAAGAATTACTAAAATTTCTTTTCAAGTAGGTAGAACAGGAGTAATTACACCAGTCGCTTATTTTAATCCTGTTAATATTTCAGGTGTAGTCATTCGAAAAGCATCTTTATATAATTTAAAAACTATGGAAAGATTGAATATCCATATTCATGATGTAGTTACTGTGTATAGAGCAGGAGACGTTATTCCTAAAATTAGGGATATTTTAATAAATAAACGAGATATTAAGTTAGTTAAAAAAATTTTTTTTCCTAAACATTGTGTTTCATGTCATACTAAATTAATTTTCTCATCTCATTTTCATGAATTTTATTGTCCTGCTGGTTTTTCATGTCCTGATCAAAATTCAAGAAGATTAATTTATTTTGCTTCTAAAAGTGGAATTAATATTCAAGGTTTAGGAAAAAAAAATATTATTAAATTAATAAAATATGCTTATTTACGAACCCCTGTAGATTTTTTTATTTTAAATATAAAGATTTTAGGAAATATACCTGGAATAGGGGAAAAATTATCTATTAAAATTATTAAGAATATTGAACTAGCTAAAAATTGTGTTACGTTAGATAAATTTATCTGTTCATTAGGTATATTAGGTGTAGGTAAAGCGATTGCTAAAAGCATATCGAATTATTACCAGTCTGCAAAAAAATTTTTATATACTAATAAATATGAATTATCAAAAATTAATGGAATTGGAAGTAATATTAATCAGTCAATTATGACATTTATAAAAAATAAAAATAATATCAAAATTATATTACGTTTAATTAAATTATTAAATATTTCATTTGTTTATAAATAATTATTTTTTATATATAAATTAAATTGATAAATATTAAAGTATTGGGTCGTGCAGGATTTGAACCTGCGACCAATTGATTAAAAGTCAACTGCTCTACCAACTGAGCTAACGACCCTTTTATTCTTTGGGTGATGACGGTCTCGAACCGCCGACCTTCTCCGTGTAAAGGAGAAGCTCTACCAACTGAGCTAATCACCCTTACATTCTATTGTAAGAGTAGATATATTATGAGTCAATATATATTTTATATATATTAGTTTATTTGATTAAAAAATATACAATTAATATGAATTTAGTTTGTTTTAATTGATCTTTTTAGTGATAAAATTTTAAAATTGAGTATTTTATGAAAATTACAACAAGATTTTCTCCTAGTCCTACTGGTTTTTTACATATTGGCGGGGTACGCACTGCTTTGTATTCATGGTTATTTGCTCGCAAATATGGAGGCTCATTTATTTTACGTATTGAAGATACAGATATTCAGCGCATTAAAAAAGACTCAGTTACTGATATTTTGTTTGGATTAAAATATTTAGGATTGTCATGGGACAAAGGTCCTATTTATCAAAGTGATCGGTTGAAAATATATCAAGACATAATATTGTTTATGTTAAAAAAAAAGATAG comes from Buchnera aphidicola (Cinara strobi) and encodes:
- the tsaD gene encoding tRNA (adenosine(37)-N6)-threonylcarbamoyltransferase complex transferase subunit TsaD, which codes for MKILGIETSCDDTSVAIYDEKLGLVFHSTLNQNKVHAPFHGIVPELAARSHLEKLILLVKKVVLKFSIDMKLGVHSGVLNAIAYTTGPGLVGSLLVGATIACSLSFSLGIPCILVNHLEGHLLSFMLNNTKDTFPFLVLLVSGAHTQLIDAQRLGKYSILGDTLDDSVGNIFDYIARLLGLGYPGGKKLSNLAKHGWSGKYFFPRPMTKYPNLNFSFSGLKTHVKNVILSSSGSCQEKANIAKAFEEAVVDTLVIKCELALRKTNLRNILVCGGVSSNSLLRKKLKFLTRSYNGRFIVSKKKFCTDNAAMIAYVGFLRYKLGLYFEDTLISVHPNLLINDMI
- a CDS encoding CCA-adding protein — translated: MKIYLVGGAVRNRLLGFPINDRDWVVVGSSPQDMLKKKYQQVGKDFPVFIHPITHEEYALARTEKKNGLGYLGFLCNFSPNITLKEDLMRRDLTINSMAQDESGKIIDFFGGQKDIKRRVLRHVSSSFKEDPLRVLRVARFAAMLSHLGFYISKKTLSFMKSICNSKELLYLTPERIWKETYKGLCTPNPQVYFQVLHRCNALMYLFPEINYFYSREFSSVFANKYINIVNKSFIQLSRVSKKTQNVDIRLAYFFQFVGQIYFFSHMNKKNIFFCKNSVFLLNNLFKRLKVPKETQKFSILLCGFHYFLQTIEIQSSELIVNFFNIMDLWRKPNRVDQLLYLDFDYDLTFYKSINRNKSLGFLLQRMFLIVKTVSIDSLSDKKLFQGIQIKNELYRLRVQRLQQWRKNNF
- the ligA gene encoding NAD-dependent DNA ligase LigA, which gives rise to MKFIHAKIKELRLQLRYHNYLYYTLDSPVISDDVYDSLYENLINLEKKYRNSSLLPLSQPLLKQIGGCKLQVFSESFHKTPMLSLQSTHDINRIVCFNKKIKKYLNNIDDILYYCDFKFDGLAVNLYYKNGFLKSASTRGDGRVGENITRNIHTISSIPRQILGKDIPRKIEVRGEVFMKKSDFFLLNQSCKQLGRKLFSNPRNAAAGSLRQLNPEITQKRNLMFFAYGYGLFSYKKYINSHFNRLLQIKKWGFPVYTDYIVSNKLTDIIDFYNQANNKRSRLDFEIDGIVVKVNSVFSQEKLGYVEKYPRWAIALKFFSHDVETRITKISFQVGRTGVITPVAYFNPVNISGVVIRKASLYNLKTMERLNIHIHDVVTVYRAGDVIPKIRDILINKRDIKLVKKIFFPKHCVSCHTKLIFSSHFHEFYCPAGFSCPDQNSRRLIYFASKSGINIQGLGKKNIIKLIKYAYLRTPVDFFILNIKILGNIPGIGEKLSIKIIKNIELAKNCVTLDKFICSLGILGVGKAIAKSISNYYQSAKKFLYTNKYELSKINGIGSNINQSIMTFIKNKNNIKIILRLIKLLNISFVYK